In Alphaproteobacteria bacterium, the DNA window AATTGGAACGATGGCTTTTCCGAAACAACAGGAGCTGACTCAGCCATTCTTAATGGGAACTTGTCTGGTCCAGATGGAGGTGTTTTGCCTTGAGCCATCGCGGCAAGCACCTTACTCTCATGGGAAATAACTTCCAATCGTACCCTTGCTTTTCCCCTGTTATGAAAACCCAATAATTGGGCAGCACGCTTAGACAAATCCACAATGCGTCCAGGATAATAGGGCCCTCGATCGTTCAGACGCACAAACAAAATACGCCCATTATCCAAATTTGTTACCTTTGCCATGCAGGGAAGTTGAAGAGTTTTGTGCGCCCCGGTTACTTCATACATATTAAATATTTCACCATTGGCCGTCAGTTTCCCGTGAAACATGGGACCGTACCAAGAAGCTAGCCCCTCTTCCACATGGCTAAACTTTTCCCGAGGACAATACCGGACGTTCTTTATGGTGTAGCAAGTTCCCAGCTTATAATGGGGATTTCCATATTTCTTTGATTGACTGCTCAGATGCATACTCGTTTTGGTATCATCCTTAAAGGGTGCTGGAAAAACCTTGGACAACAGAGACGTTGAAGAACAGCCTCCCAGGAATAAGCATAAGAAAATGACCCAACTATTTTTCATTTTTATCCTGAGTCGTCTTTTTCTTCTTAGGTTTTTGAAAATGCTGAGCACATTCTCGTTCAAGCCTATCTAAACGCTCTAGGATTTCTTCTTGTTTTTTCTCGGTGCTTCCAGTCCTTTGTGGCTCACACACCCCTTTATCCATGCGACCCTTGAAACCATCTGCACATTCCTTAAGAACCTTAAGGGCCCCAAATGCAGCCCCAGTTAAATCACTTAAAATTCGGTCCCGCGTTTGCATGTTTTTTCCCTAAGGTTCAAGTTCGATTATTAATATCAACCATCTCTCCAGGGCTTATCATAGTTTTTTTGATAATTCTATCCCGTTCAGGATCTAAAATATGTTGCTGTGAGTGGAAAAACCTTATATCCAAAAAAATAATTCCCTCTGCAAACGACAGGACTCCACAATGCAAAAAGCTTCTCACCACAATTGGGGTAAGAAGCTTTTTAAAACCTTAAAACTT includes these proteins:
- a CDS encoding septal ring lytic transglycosylase RlpA family protein — protein: MKNSWVIFLCLFLGGCSSTSLLSKVFPAPFKDDTKTSMHLSSQSKKYGNPHYKLGTCYTIKNVRYCPREKFSHVEEGLASWYGPMFHGKLTANGEIFNMYEVTGAHKTLQLPCMAKVTNLDNGRILFVRLNDRGPYYPGRIVDLSKRAAQLLGFHNRGKARVRLEVISHESKVLAAMAQGKTPPSGPDKFPLRMAESAPVVSEKPSFQLASNKQSGDIFRQGRAVLPNGREAPPEVQKAVKQVKEAVEDATKNIKEATSRVQEVVPKAKESVPQVREKSAPIQHAMPSERKVALPAKPVPTQAEGVYVQVGTFSKVENASRLSNKLSSLGSTKVNAVNSGDRTLYAVRAGPFKSKDVANTYLNKLKATGHSDAHVLK